From a region of the Pecten maximus chromosome 18, xPecMax1.1, whole genome shotgun sequence genome:
- the LOC117316703 gene encoding putative peptidyl-tRNA hydrolase PTRHD1 — MRMASPIVQYIVLRKDLVETLKWPTGALIAQACHACTAVMHQFREETTTQHYLADIDRMHKVVLEAKDEDSLISLSEKLKTENVDHKLWMEQPENIPTCIATRPYQKDLIQIHFKKFKLMK, encoded by the exons ATGAGAATGGCGTCACCAATAGTACAATATATTGTGTTAAGGAAAGACTTAGTTGAGACACTGAAATGGCCGACTGGTGCCCTTATAGCACAAGCATGTCATGCATGCACCGCTGTGATGCACCAGTTCAGAGAAGAGACAACAACGCAACACTATTTGGCCGATATTGACAGGATGCACAAAGTTGTTTTAGAG GCTAAAGATGAAGACAGTCTAATCTCATTGTCAGAAAAACTAAAGACAGAAAACGTGGATCACAAGCTATGGATGGAGCAACCCGAGAATATCCCGACCTGTATAGCAACTAGGCCCTATCAGAAAGACCTCATACAGATTCACTTCAAAAAGTTTAAActgatgaaataa